A genome region from Cucumis sativus cultivar 9930 chromosome 4, Cucumber_9930_V3, whole genome shotgun sequence includes the following:
- the LOC101211713 gene encoding probable polygalacturonase At3g15720 has product MLVPSTKTFLLNPVQFQGPCMSSSVGVQILGKIVAPSDLDAWKVFDAKNWLLFSNVSRLVIQGNGEIDGQGAAWWDRDSDGKPTALAIYDCDGLHLSGLTHSNSPQSHMHIVRCNHASISKLNIVAPENSPNTDGIDVAHSSHVKIHNCNIGTGDDCIAISEGTSNIHIANIQCGPGHGISIGSLGKDGTSSSVEDVRVQNCHLKGTMYGARIKTWQGGAGYARKISFQGITLDQVHKPILIDQYYCNGKTDCKNQVKTGKFNLYKTSAVEVSDVLYQGLHGTSATEVAVELSCSETVGCRNIVLEDIDIRYADSDKIAQSSCDDAHGTSTNTFPAVDCLKP; this is encoded by the exons ATGCTAGTACCATCTACCAAGACATTTTTGCTGAACCCAGTGCAGTTTCAAGGCCCATGCATGTCCTCCAGCGTCGGTGTTCAA ATCCTTGGGAAAATAGTGGCTCCAAGTGACCTTGATGCTTGGAAAGTCTTTGATGCGAAAAATTGGTTGCTGTTCTCTAATGTGAGCAGACTTGTCATACAAGGGAATGGTGAAATTGATGGGCAAGGAGCTGCTTGGTGGGACCGGGATTCAGATGGAAAACCCACG GCATTGGCAATTTATGACTGTGACGGCCTTCACCTTTCTGGATTAACACACAGTAACAGTCCACAGAGCCACATGCACATAGTTCGCTGCAATCATGCTTCTATTTCTAAACTGAACATAGTGGCACCTGAGAATAGTCCCAACACTGATGGTATTGATGTGGCCCATTCGTCTCATGTTAAGATTCACAATTGCAATATTGGAACAG GTGATGATTGCATCGCTATTAGTGAAGGCACTTCCAATATTCACATAGCAAACATCCAGTGTGGACCTGGTCATGGAATAAG TATTGGTAGCTTGGGAAAAGATGGGACGTCATCCTCTGTAGAAGATGTGAGAGTTCAAAATTGTCACCTGAAAGGGACCATGTACGGAGCAAGGATCAAAACTTGGCAG GGAGGAGCTGGATATGCAAGGAAGATATCATTTCAAGGAATTACACTGGATCAAGTTCACAAACCAATCCTGATCGACCAGTATTACTGTAATGGAAAAACAGACTGCAAAAACCAGGTAAAAACAGGAAAATTTAACTTGTACAAG ACATCAGCTGTAGAAGTGAGTGATGTTTTGTACCAAGGATTGCACGGAACGTCTGCAACAGAGGTGGCAGTGGAATTAAGTTGCAGTGAAACTGTAGGCTGCAGGAACATTGTATTAGAAGATATCGATATAAGATATGCAGATTCTGATAAGATAGCTCAGTCGTCGTGTGACGATGCTCATGGAACATCAACAAATACATTTCCTGCCGTAGATTGCTTGAAACCATAG
- the LOC101215718 gene encoding DCC family protein At1g52590, chloroplastic, whose protein sequence is MQLPLPPSPMALPLSGRFPAPFLPPSMRKAGLLHPIASASLSPTIKDETIDWVEATSNFFEKDTRPIMLFDGVCNLCNGGVRFVRANDRNRRIRLEALQSDAGKKLLRRSGRAPDDISSVVLVEKDRSYIKSEAVLRIMEYLELPFPQLALFLQFVPLFVRNIVYDNIADNRYTLFGRSESCEI, encoded by the exons ATGCAACTGCCACTGCCACCGTCTCCAATGGCGCTTCCACTTTCCGGGAGATTTCCGGCGCCTTTTCTTCCGCCGTCTATGAGGAAAGCTGGACTACTGCATCCAATTGCTTCCGCCTCTTTATCTCCGACAATCAAGGACGAAACGATAGATTGGGTCGAAGCAACTTCCAACTTCTTCGAGAAAGATACGAGACCGATTATGCTATTTGACG GTGTTTGCAATTTGTGCAATGGAGGTGTGAGATTTGTTCGAGCTAATGATAGAAACAG AAGAATACGATTGGAGGCTCTCCAAAGTGACGCTGGCAAGAAGCTGTTAAGAAGGTCAGGGAGAGCACCGGATGATATTTCAAGTGTTGTACTTGTTGAGAAGGACAG ATCTTATATCAAATCTGAAGCTGTTCTAAGAATAATGGAATATTTGGAGTTACCCTTTCCTCAGCTTGCACTTTTTCTCCAGTTTGTGCCTCT GTTTGTTCGAAATATTGTCTATGACAATATTGCAGATAATCGATATACATTATTTGGACGCTCGGAGTCATGTGAAATATAG